GAACGGGAGTTATAGCCCTGGTCTTCAGGTTTGGCTCTTCCTGGCATTTTTTGCGGCCTTTGCAGTGAAGGTTCCCATGTTCCCTTTTCATACCTGGCTTCCCGATGCCCATGTGGAAGCACCGACGGCTGGAAGTGTAATCTTAGCTTCCGTTTTACTGAAAATGGGTGCTTATGGGTTTTTGAGATTCTGTCTTCCGATCCTCCCAAATGCCTCGAACTTTTTTACCCCAATGATTTTGGGTCTCTCCGTAATTGCGATTATTTATGGCGCCTATATGGCGTTGGCCCAAAATGATCTTAAAAAATTAATTGCTTATTCGAGTGTCAGTCACATGGGATTTGTGACCCTGGGCCTTTTTGTTTTTAATACGCAGGGAATTGAAGGGGGGCTCCTTCAAATGATCAACCATGGAATTACCACCGGGGCCCTCTTTTTGTGTGTGGGTATTTTGTATGACAGGACTCATAGCCGTCTCATAGGGGATTATGGAGGTATCTCCAAGAATATGCCGGTATTTGCCACGCTTCTGGTTATTTTTTCCCTTTCCTCCTTGGGTTTACCGGGGACCAATAGTTTTGTGGGAGAGTTTTTGGTCCTGATCGGGGCCTTTCTCCAGAATCCCTTTGTGGCGGTTTTGGCGACGTTAGGAATTATCCTGGCGGCCGTTTACCTTTTATGGATGGTCCAACGGGTCCTCTTTGGTCCCATCACGAAAGAAAGTAATAGACAATTAGCCGATATTAATCTGAGGGAGGCCGTTACCCTGGTTCCCCTTGCCCTATTGGTATTTTGGATTGGTGTTTATCCCGGTCCCTTTTTGGATGTCATGCATTCAACGGTAGAAAATTTATTAGACCATTATACAGCCAGCATCGATTTGCCGGTGGTGGTTTCCCAATCTGAGGGTGGGGTTCAATGACGTTTCCAATAACCGATCTT
This genomic window from Nitrospiria bacterium contains:
- a CDS encoding NADH-quinone oxidoreductase subunit M, which produces MMDNSSDFPLLTLVIFLPLFGALLVFSLRNVETIKWATLGTSSAVFLASLPLFFLFDTSTHEMQFTEYHQWIQSLNIHYRLGIDGISILLVLMTTFLTPLCVLCSWNAISSRVKEFMISLLVLETGMLGVFCALDFIFFYIFWEAMLIPMYLIIGVWGGPNRVYAAIKFFLYTLVGSLLLLVAIIVLYFEGGGTFNILELMNGSYSPGLQVWLFLAFFAAFAVKVPMFPFHTWLPDAHVEAPTAGSVILASVLLKMGAYGFLRFCLPILPNASNFFTPMILGLSVIAIIYGAYMALAQNDLKKLIAYSSVSHMGFVTLGLFVFNTQGIEGGLLQMINHGITTGALFLCVGILYDRTHSRLIGDYGGISKNMPVFATLLVIFSLSSLGLPGTNSFVGEFLVLIGAFLQNPFVAVLATLGIILAAVYLLWMVQRVLFGPITKESNRQLADINLREAVTLVPLALLVFWIGVYPGPFLDVMHSTVENLLDHYTASIDLPVVVSQSEGGVQ